Proteins co-encoded in one Carassius carassius chromosome 35, fCarCar2.1, whole genome shotgun sequence genomic window:
- the spata13 gene encoding spermatogenesis-associated protein 13 isoform X1, producing the protein MQVMRQAPSSDSQGSSHNNDPQSDPFTEEQLMNPSLRSGCTVHMQPALSQPCYEENKLNRLNSQGQTVPVIADGQAKLYPSRAARLFSTQTKCEDITPLRGPPVTPQAWSGLASFRVMGSFKKLRTSVLQGIQNRSNAMAAGQERNPSSMFEDSGSFLVTKREVATNQIQETDKVSNGTAQTGKTSSVLDEDDCEEDVNGFQRNSHFSKSIRKAYGAGRISLLDIVKTESPTNSEPDPSSTVESVGPCKNVETPGNVKGLKRLSKSADNLVFKSHFRRKAEPQNPECPSTIIFHRTDSSSLADLQENGSGQRQSPMRTRGHLQKLVGSLTDLSVKRKNTPGPISRKTLSPLSQIHDDYSRRTPCVQMSGRQRRPSPTPSKAQQVNTHQHNPTIHPAPSCPAVFSSTLDNSLEPPSKTTALISDYVQVAVSSTDFHSEAPQEKYCEPMECHQNGINNHYSHMPKHCSSPSRKQTVNGVNANLECLWTEERETNDLEASSDITKEFLKGDEISAAAASPVTSTCSSQSALVTPTTPISPPYASDSSSSVVARKRAGRSRPRPVSDYGQLASSKYCIPEEDRESESMDYTSQKDYNSNGSYTESNRPENGHVCTQAESRKRRPISVIGGVDLYSSPTAEQKDDTESLPSPVSRPPVPSHRVPPYRAISARLRPCVFSQSTPIGLDRMGRRRGRRVLSDGSSDPMVDDSVSEEDGSFEELTEGTPYLQPEVDLFTLNQYIQLGHAVHAEALWDHVTMEEQELAFKAGDVIRVLDVQEQDWWWGAVGDREAWFPSSFVRVRVNQEDSSSDSVEIPPDAEESVPPDAHKQNSVHRQQMRANVVKEIMDTERVYIKHLKDICEGYIRQCRKHPGMFTDAQLKTIFSNIEDIYRFQRKFLKDLEKKYNPQNPHLSEIGSCFLQQEDGFSIYSEYCNTHPVACAELQRLMKQGRYKHFFEACRLLQQMIDISIAGFLLTPVQKICKYPLQLGELLKYTPKDHSDYEGVCAAHKAMKNVASLINERKRRLESIDTIAHWQVAILRWAGEDVLTRSSELIHSGELTRIVRPGKTQQRSYFLFDHQLVFCKKDVLRRDLLHYRGRMDTDLLKPIDLPDGRHAELGVLKNAFLLRHAENLNVLCVLCCRKSQDKQRWLQAFARERRRVQEDQEMGMEITEAQRKQAVHNARKTKQGNMKKRNYSDHPVPPHHQPLHPLHQRHVTVPTSIPQQQVFSLAEPKKKPSHLLYSLARSALFRK; encoded by the exons ATGCAGGTCATGAGACAG GCACCTTCATCGGACTCACAGGGCTCCTCTCACAACAATGACCCACAGAGTGACCCTTTCACAGAGGAGCAGCTGATGAATCCAAGTTTGAGGTCTGGTTGTACGGTCCATATGCAGCCAGCCCTGTCCCAGCCTTGCTATGAAGAGAACAAGCTTAACAGACTGAATTCTCAGGGCCAGACTGTTCCTGTAATTGCTGATGGCCAGGCCAAGCTGTATCCCTCCAGGGCTGCACGTTTGTTTTCCACCCAGACAAAATGTGAGGACATTACTCCGCTCAGAGGACCACCTGTCACACCACAGGCATGGTCTGGATTGGCTAGCTTCCGTGTCATGGGTTCTTTCAAAAAACTGCGGACTTCTGTGCTCCAAGGAATCCAGAACCGGAGCAATGCAATGGCAGCAGGTCAGGAGAGAAATCCGTCCTCGATGTTTGAGGATAGTGGTAGTTTCTTAGTAACCAAACGAGAGGTTGCGACTAATCAAATCCAGGAAACTGACAAAGTGTCAAATGGAACCGCTCAAACTGGAAAGACTTCTTCAGTTTTGGATGAAGATGATTGTGAGGAGGATGTGAATGGGTTTCAGAGAAATTCCCATTTCTCTAAGAGTATCCGCAAGGCTTATGGGGCAGGACGTATCTCATTGCTTGACATAGTCAAGACAGAGAGCCCGACTAACAGTGAGCCTGACCCCAGCAGCACTGTGGAGTCTGTTGGACCTTGCAAGAACGTTGAGACTCCAGGAAATGTCAAGGGTCTCAAAAGACTAAGCAAGAGTGCAGATAATCTAGTCTTCAAAAGTCATTTTAGACGCAAAGCTGAACCACAGAACCCAGAATGCCCCAGTACTATAATTTTTCACAGGACCGACAGTTCTTCATTGGCTGACTTGCAGGAAAATGGTTCAGGTCAACGTCAAAGCCCCATGAGGACACGTGGACATTTGCAAAAGCTTGTCGGTAGTTTAACCGACCTGTCTGTCAAGCGTAAAAACACACCAGGCCCCATCTCCAGAAAAACCCTGTCACCTCTCAGTCAGATACATGATGACTACTCCCGCAGAACCCCATGTGTACAAATGAGTGGGCGCCAGCGGAGGCCTTCACCCACACCCAGTAAAGCCCAGCAGGTCAACACTCACCAACACAACCCAACTATACACCCCGCACCCTCCTGCCCCGCTGTCTTTAGTTCCACTTTAGATAACTCTCTGGAGCCTCCCAGCAAAACAACAGCCCTCATAAGTGACTATGTTCAGGTGGCTGTGTCCTCAACAGATTTCCATTCGGAAGCCCCACAGGAAAAATACTGTGAACCTATGGAGTGCCATCAAAATGGAATAAATAACCACTACTCTCACATGCCCAAGCATTGCTCAAGCCCCAGTCGAAAGCAGACAGTCAACGGTGTTAATGCTAACTTGGAG TGTTTATGGACTGAAGAGAGGGAGACTAATGATCTTGAG GCTTCATCAGATATCACAAAAGAGTTTCTCAAAGGTGATGAAATCTCAGCTGCTGCTGCTTCACCTGTCACCAGCACCTGTTCCTCACAATCCGCCCTGGTAACTCCAACAACACCAATCTCTCCACCCTATGCCAGTGACTCTTCCTCTTCTGTGGTGGCCAGGAAAAGGGCCGGTCGCTCCAGACCCCGGCCAGTGTCTGACTATGGCCAGCTGGCCAGCTCAAAGTACTGCATCCCAGAGGAGGACAGGGAGTCCGAGAGTATGGACTACACTTCCCAAAAGGACTACAATAGCAATGGCAGCTACACAGAGAGCAACAGACCAGAGAATGGTCATGTGTGCACTCAAGCAGAGAGCAGAAAGAGACGTCCCATCTCTGTTATAGGAGGAGTGGATCTGTATTCATCCCCAACTGCTGAGCAAAAGGATGACACTGAAAGCTTGCCTTCT CCGGTATCCCGTCCTCCAGTGCCCTCTCATAGAGTGCCTCCATACCGGGCCATATCTGCCCGTCTGAGACCTTGCGTCTTCTCCCAAAGCACACCTATTGGACTGGATAGGATGGGGCGGCGCAGAGGACGTAGAGTGCTCAGCG ATGGCAGCTCTGATCCAATGGTTGATGATAGTGTGAGTGAGGAGGATGGCAGCTTTGAAGAACTGACTGAAGGAACACCGTATCTACAACCAGAAGTCGATCTTTTCACACTCAATCAG taCATACAGTTGGGACATGCCGTGCATGCTGAGGCTCTGTGGGACCATGTCACAATGGAAGAGCAGGAGCTGGCCTTCAAAGCCGGGGATGTGATCCGTGTTCTGGATGTTCAGGAGCAGGACTGGTGGTGGGGGGCGGTGGGCGACCGCGAGGCCTGGTTTCCCTCCAGCTTTGTGCGA GTTCGGGTGAATCAGGAGGATTCAAGCAGTGATAGTGTAGAAATCCCACCGGATGCAGAGGAATCCGTCCCACCGGATGCTCACAAACAAAACTCAGTGCACAGACAGCAGATGAGAGCCAATGTGGTCAAAGAAATCATGGACACAGAGCGTGTTTACATCAAACATCTCAAAGATATCTGTGAG GGATATATCCGTCAGTGTAGGAAGCACCCTGGCATGTTTACTGATGCACAGCTAAAGACAATCTTCAGCAACATCGAGGACATCTACAGGTTCCAGAGAAAGTTTCTGAAGGACCTAGAAAAGAAATACAACCCCCAGAACCCTCATCTCAGTGAGATTGGCTCCTGCTTCCTACAGCAG GAGGACGGTTTCTCCATATACTCTGAATACTGTAACACACATCCAGTGGCATGTGCTGAATTACAACGGTTGATGAAACAAGGCAGATATAAACACTTCTTCGAAGCCTGCCGTCTCTTACAGCAGATGATCGACATCTCCATTGCTGGCTTTCTACTCACACCTGTACAGAAGATTTGTAAATACCCTCTTCAGCTGGGAGAGCTTTTGAAGTACACACCCAAAGACCACAG TGACTACGAAGGGGTGTGTGCCGCACATAAAGCAATGAAGAATGTGGCAAGTCTGATAAATGAAAGGAAAAGACGACTTGAGAGCATTGACACCATCGCTCACTGGCAGGTGGCCATCCTACGCTGGGCG GGTGAAGATGTGTTAACACGAAGCTCCGAACTCATTCACTCCGGCGAGTTAACGCGGATAGTGCGGCCCGGTAAGACGCAACAACGCAGCTACTTCCTGTTTGACCACCAGCTGGTGTTCTGTAAGAAAGACGTCCTGCGGAGAGACCTGCTACACTACCGTGGTCGCATGGACACTGACCTACTCAAGCCAATCGACCTGCCTGATGGACGGCACGCTGAGCTGGGCGTCCTGAAGAACGCGTTTCTCCTGCGGCATGCAGAGAACCTGAatgtgctgtgtgtgctgtgctgCAGAAAGAGCCAGGACAAGCAGCGATGGCTGCAAGCGTTTGCTCGAGAGCGCAGACGCGTACAGGAAGACCAAGAGATGG GGATGGAGATTACCGAGGCCCAGAGGAAGCAAGCAGTTCACAACGCCAGGAAAACTAAACAAGGAAATATGAAGA AAAGGAATTATTCTGATCATCCTGTGCCTCCTCACCATCAGCCGCTACATCCTCTCCATCAGCGGCATGTGACTGTGCCAACCAGCATCCCCCAGCAGCAAGTCTTCTCTTTAGCAGAGCCAAAGAAAAAGCCCTCTCACCTGTTGTACTCACTTGCACGCAGTGCCCTCTTCAGGAAATGA
- the spata13 gene encoding spermatogenesis-associated protein 13 isoform X3 has product MIKAPSSDSQGSSHNNDPQSDPFTEEQLMNPSLRSGCTVHMQPALSQPCYEENKLNRLNSQGQTVPVIADGQAKLYPSRAARLFSTQTKCEDITPLRGPPVTPQAWSGLASFRVMGSFKKLRTSVLQGIQNRSNAMAAGQERNPSSMFEDSGSFLVTKREVATNQIQETDKVSNGTAQTGKTSSVLDEDDCEEDVNGFQRNSHFSKSIRKAYGAGRISLLDIVKTESPTNSEPDPSSTVESVGPCKNVETPGNVKGLKRLSKSADNLVFKSHFRRKAEPQNPECPSTIIFHRTDSSSLADLQENGSGQRQSPMRTRGHLQKLVGSLTDLSVKRKNTPGPISRKTLSPLSQIHDDYSRRTPCVQMSGRQRRPSPTPSKAQQVNTHQHNPTIHPAPSCPAVFSSTLDNSLEPPSKTTALISDYVQVAVSSTDFHSEAPQEKYCEPMECHQNGINNHYSHMPKHCSSPSRKQTVNGVNANLECLWTEERETNDLEASSDITKEFLKGDEISAAAASPVTSTCSSQSALVTPTTPISPPYASDSSSSVVARKRAGRSRPRPVSDYGQLASSKYCIPEEDRESESMDYTSQKDYNSNGSYTESNRPENGHVCTQAESRKRRPISVIGGVDLYSSPTAEQKDDTESLPSPVSRPPVPSHRVPPYRAISARLRPCVFSQSTPIGLDRMGRRRGRRVLSDGSSDPMVDDSVSEEDGSFEELTEGTPYLQPEVDLFTLNQYIQLGHAVHAEALWDHVTMEEQELAFKAGDVIRVLDVQEQDWWWGAVGDREAWFPSSFVRVRVNQEDSSSDSVEIPPDAEESVPPDAHKQNSVHRQQMRANVVKEIMDTERVYIKHLKDICEGYIRQCRKHPGMFTDAQLKTIFSNIEDIYRFQRKFLKDLEKKYNPQNPHLSEIGSCFLQQEDGFSIYSEYCNTHPVACAELQRLMKQGRYKHFFEACRLLQQMIDISIAGFLLTPVQKICKYPLQLGELLKYTPKDHSDYEGVCAAHKAMKNVASLINERKRRLESIDTIAHWQVAILRWAGEDVLTRSSELIHSGELTRIVRPGKTQQRSYFLFDHQLVFCKKDVLRRDLLHYRGRMDTDLLKPIDLPDGRHAELGVLKNAFLLRHAENLNVLCVLCCRKSQDKQRWLQAFARERRRVQEDQEMGMEITEAQRKQAVHNARKTKQGNMKKRNYSDHPVPPHHQPLHPLHQRHVTVPTSIPQQQVFSLAEPKKKPSHLLYSLARSALFRK; this is encoded by the exons ATGATAAAG GCACCTTCATCGGACTCACAGGGCTCCTCTCACAACAATGACCCACAGAGTGACCCTTTCACAGAGGAGCAGCTGATGAATCCAAGTTTGAGGTCTGGTTGTACGGTCCATATGCAGCCAGCCCTGTCCCAGCCTTGCTATGAAGAGAACAAGCTTAACAGACTGAATTCTCAGGGCCAGACTGTTCCTGTAATTGCTGATGGCCAGGCCAAGCTGTATCCCTCCAGGGCTGCACGTTTGTTTTCCACCCAGACAAAATGTGAGGACATTACTCCGCTCAGAGGACCACCTGTCACACCACAGGCATGGTCTGGATTGGCTAGCTTCCGTGTCATGGGTTCTTTCAAAAAACTGCGGACTTCTGTGCTCCAAGGAATCCAGAACCGGAGCAATGCAATGGCAGCAGGTCAGGAGAGAAATCCGTCCTCGATGTTTGAGGATAGTGGTAGTTTCTTAGTAACCAAACGAGAGGTTGCGACTAATCAAATCCAGGAAACTGACAAAGTGTCAAATGGAACCGCTCAAACTGGAAAGACTTCTTCAGTTTTGGATGAAGATGATTGTGAGGAGGATGTGAATGGGTTTCAGAGAAATTCCCATTTCTCTAAGAGTATCCGCAAGGCTTATGGGGCAGGACGTATCTCATTGCTTGACATAGTCAAGACAGAGAGCCCGACTAACAGTGAGCCTGACCCCAGCAGCACTGTGGAGTCTGTTGGACCTTGCAAGAACGTTGAGACTCCAGGAAATGTCAAGGGTCTCAAAAGACTAAGCAAGAGTGCAGATAATCTAGTCTTCAAAAGTCATTTTAGACGCAAAGCTGAACCACAGAACCCAGAATGCCCCAGTACTATAATTTTTCACAGGACCGACAGTTCTTCATTGGCTGACTTGCAGGAAAATGGTTCAGGTCAACGTCAAAGCCCCATGAGGACACGTGGACATTTGCAAAAGCTTGTCGGTAGTTTAACCGACCTGTCTGTCAAGCGTAAAAACACACCAGGCCCCATCTCCAGAAAAACCCTGTCACCTCTCAGTCAGATACATGATGACTACTCCCGCAGAACCCCATGTGTACAAATGAGTGGGCGCCAGCGGAGGCCTTCACCCACACCCAGTAAAGCCCAGCAGGTCAACACTCACCAACACAACCCAACTATACACCCCGCACCCTCCTGCCCCGCTGTCTTTAGTTCCACTTTAGATAACTCTCTGGAGCCTCCCAGCAAAACAACAGCCCTCATAAGTGACTATGTTCAGGTGGCTGTGTCCTCAACAGATTTCCATTCGGAAGCCCCACAGGAAAAATACTGTGAACCTATGGAGTGCCATCAAAATGGAATAAATAACCACTACTCTCACATGCCCAAGCATTGCTCAAGCCCCAGTCGAAAGCAGACAGTCAACGGTGTTAATGCTAACTTGGAG TGTTTATGGACTGAAGAGAGGGAGACTAATGATCTTGAG GCTTCATCAGATATCACAAAAGAGTTTCTCAAAGGTGATGAAATCTCAGCTGCTGCTGCTTCACCTGTCACCAGCACCTGTTCCTCACAATCCGCCCTGGTAACTCCAACAACACCAATCTCTCCACCCTATGCCAGTGACTCTTCCTCTTCTGTGGTGGCCAGGAAAAGGGCCGGTCGCTCCAGACCCCGGCCAGTGTCTGACTATGGCCAGCTGGCCAGCTCAAAGTACTGCATCCCAGAGGAGGACAGGGAGTCCGAGAGTATGGACTACACTTCCCAAAAGGACTACAATAGCAATGGCAGCTACACAGAGAGCAACAGACCAGAGAATGGTCATGTGTGCACTCAAGCAGAGAGCAGAAAGAGACGTCCCATCTCTGTTATAGGAGGAGTGGATCTGTATTCATCCCCAACTGCTGAGCAAAAGGATGACACTGAAAGCTTGCCTTCT CCGGTATCCCGTCCTCCAGTGCCCTCTCATAGAGTGCCTCCATACCGGGCCATATCTGCCCGTCTGAGACCTTGCGTCTTCTCCCAAAGCACACCTATTGGACTGGATAGGATGGGGCGGCGCAGAGGACGTAGAGTGCTCAGCG ATGGCAGCTCTGATCCAATGGTTGATGATAGTGTGAGTGAGGAGGATGGCAGCTTTGAAGAACTGACTGAAGGAACACCGTATCTACAACCAGAAGTCGATCTTTTCACACTCAATCAG taCATACAGTTGGGACATGCCGTGCATGCTGAGGCTCTGTGGGACCATGTCACAATGGAAGAGCAGGAGCTGGCCTTCAAAGCCGGGGATGTGATCCGTGTTCTGGATGTTCAGGAGCAGGACTGGTGGTGGGGGGCGGTGGGCGACCGCGAGGCCTGGTTTCCCTCCAGCTTTGTGCGA GTTCGGGTGAATCAGGAGGATTCAAGCAGTGATAGTGTAGAAATCCCACCGGATGCAGAGGAATCCGTCCCACCGGATGCTCACAAACAAAACTCAGTGCACAGACAGCAGATGAGAGCCAATGTGGTCAAAGAAATCATGGACACAGAGCGTGTTTACATCAAACATCTCAAAGATATCTGTGAG GGATATATCCGTCAGTGTAGGAAGCACCCTGGCATGTTTACTGATGCACAGCTAAAGACAATCTTCAGCAACATCGAGGACATCTACAGGTTCCAGAGAAAGTTTCTGAAGGACCTAGAAAAGAAATACAACCCCCAGAACCCTCATCTCAGTGAGATTGGCTCCTGCTTCCTACAGCAG GAGGACGGTTTCTCCATATACTCTGAATACTGTAACACACATCCAGTGGCATGTGCTGAATTACAACGGTTGATGAAACAAGGCAGATATAAACACTTCTTCGAAGCCTGCCGTCTCTTACAGCAGATGATCGACATCTCCATTGCTGGCTTTCTACTCACACCTGTACAGAAGATTTGTAAATACCCTCTTCAGCTGGGAGAGCTTTTGAAGTACACACCCAAAGACCACAG TGACTACGAAGGGGTGTGTGCCGCACATAAAGCAATGAAGAATGTGGCAAGTCTGATAAATGAAAGGAAAAGACGACTTGAGAGCATTGACACCATCGCTCACTGGCAGGTGGCCATCCTACGCTGGGCG GGTGAAGATGTGTTAACACGAAGCTCCGAACTCATTCACTCCGGCGAGTTAACGCGGATAGTGCGGCCCGGTAAGACGCAACAACGCAGCTACTTCCTGTTTGACCACCAGCTGGTGTTCTGTAAGAAAGACGTCCTGCGGAGAGACCTGCTACACTACCGTGGTCGCATGGACACTGACCTACTCAAGCCAATCGACCTGCCTGATGGACGGCACGCTGAGCTGGGCGTCCTGAAGAACGCGTTTCTCCTGCGGCATGCAGAGAACCTGAatgtgctgtgtgtgctgtgctgCAGAAAGAGCCAGGACAAGCAGCGATGGCTGCAAGCGTTTGCTCGAGAGCGCAGACGCGTACAGGAAGACCAAGAGATGG GGATGGAGATTACCGAGGCCCAGAGGAAGCAAGCAGTTCACAACGCCAGGAAAACTAAACAAGGAAATATGAAGA AAAGGAATTATTCTGATCATCCTGTGCCTCCTCACCATCAGCCGCTACATCCTCTCCATCAGCGGCATGTGACTGTGCCAACCAGCATCCCCCAGCAGCAAGTCTTCTCTTTAGCAGAGCCAAAGAAAAAGCCCTCTCACCTGTTGTACTCACTTGCACGCAGTGCCCTCTTCAGGAAATGA